In a single window of the Gracilimonas sp. genome:
- the purH gene encoding bifunctional phosphoribosylaminoimidazolecarboxamide formyltransferase/IMP cyclohydrolase, with protein MALKPLSSLPRTPLKINRALLSVSDKTGLPALARALHTAGVEIISTGGTAKAIEAEGIPVKDVSEVTGFQECLDGRVKTLHPMVHGGILARTSHEPDVKEIEELGITPIELVVVNLYPFKDKVADPNVTPADATEFIDIGGPTMIRAAAKNFAHVSILSSPDQYTGFIEELEEKMEVSFETRQKLAKAAFAHTADYDSAIANYFTDLIEEEPAKQFNLSLPLSQELRYGENPHQKAAVYGNQNDFIDCFHGKQLSYNNYLDVDAALNIISDFDEDESACAIIKHTIPSGVGVAENLTEAYKKAFSTDRVSPFGGIVVVNQRMDLNTVKAIDEIFTEIIIAPDYSEDALELLQQKKNRRLIRIKKSVREVQASSFRSIFGGLLNQDADLAPAKPDEFEIVSKRKPTDQEMKDLLFSWKVVRHIKSNAIVYAKDGRTLGIGSGQTSRVDSSEIAVAKAEKEGLNLTGSAIASDAFFPFADGVEAAAKAGAKAVIQPGGSIRDEEVIAKADEFDMAMIFTGKRHFKH; from the coding sequence GCTATTGAAGCAGAAGGAATTCCCGTTAAAGATGTTTCTGAGGTTACCGGATTTCAGGAATGCCTGGATGGGCGGGTTAAGACCCTTCATCCGATGGTTCATGGAGGAATTCTGGCACGCACCTCTCACGAACCCGATGTGAAAGAAATTGAAGAACTCGGCATCACTCCCATCGAATTAGTTGTAGTGAACCTTTATCCTTTCAAAGATAAAGTAGCTGACCCAAATGTTACACCAGCCGATGCTACAGAGTTTATCGATATTGGCGGGCCAACCATGATTCGCGCAGCGGCCAAGAATTTTGCGCATGTTTCTATCTTGAGCTCTCCTGACCAATACACAGGCTTTATTGAAGAATTGGAAGAGAAAATGGAAGTGTCTTTTGAAACCCGGCAGAAACTAGCCAAAGCGGCTTTCGCGCATACTGCCGATTATGATAGCGCCATTGCAAACTACTTTACAGACTTGATTGAAGAGGAACCGGCTAAGCAATTCAACCTTTCTCTCCCACTCTCACAAGAACTCAGGTATGGAGAAAACCCTCATCAGAAGGCTGCCGTTTATGGAAATCAAAATGACTTTATCGATTGCTTTCATGGCAAACAGCTCAGCTACAATAACTACCTAGACGTAGATGCCGCTTTGAATATCATCTCTGATTTTGATGAGGATGAGTCCGCTTGTGCAATTATTAAACATACTATTCCAAGTGGAGTTGGCGTAGCAGAAAACCTGACGGAAGCCTACAAAAAGGCGTTTAGCACCGACCGTGTTTCACCTTTTGGAGGAATTGTAGTTGTTAACCAGCGAATGGATCTGAATACAGTAAAAGCCATTGACGAAATTTTTACAGAAATAATAATTGCTCCTGATTATTCTGAAGACGCCCTGGAACTTCTCCAGCAGAAAAAAAATCGTCGATTAATCAGGATCAAAAAGTCAGTTCGAGAAGTACAAGCTTCATCATTCCGGTCTATCTTTGGAGGATTGCTGAATCAGGATGCCGATTTAGCTCCTGCCAAGCCGGATGAATTTGAAATTGTGAGTAAGCGGAAGCCAACGGATCAGGAAATGAAAGACCTGCTTTTTTCGTGGAAAGTAGTTCGGCATATTAAATCCAATGCGATTGTGTATGCCAAAGATGGTCGAACATTAGGAATAGGTTCAGGCCAAACCAGCCGGGTCGATTCTTCGGAAATAGCCGTGGCAAAGGCGGAGAAAGAAGGCCTGAATTTAACAGGCTCGGCAATTGCTTCAGATGCCTTTTTCCCTTTTGCCGATGGTGTTGAAGCCGCAGCTAAAGCCGGAGCTAAAGCCGTTATTCAACCCGGAGGAAGTATTCGGGATGAGGAAGTAATCGCCAAAGCAGATGAATTTGATATGGCGATGATATTCACAGGTAAGCGGCATTTTAAACACTGA
- a CDS encoding rod shape-determining protein — MSDSSGANPSQSSKKQAQKGFLDFLYTDIAIDLGTANTLIYSRGEGIVLNEPSIVALNQQNVPVATGHQARLMHEKTHNKIRTVRPLRDGVIADFEVAEQMIRGMIKKVKMKWYSTTRQMVICVPSGITEVERRAVRDSAEHAGAKEVYLVDEPMAAAIGIGLDVHEPVGSMIVDIGGGTTEIAVIALSGIVYAQSVRLGGDELNEDIINYFRRNHNLLIGERTAEKIKCEIGSAAPLDEELEMITKGRDLVNGVPRTRHITSKDAREAIAESVNTIVESITKSLEQTPPELSADILDRGIMLTGGGALLKNLDKLIMETTDLPVHIAEDPLTAVVRGTGAILENLEYYRPVIS, encoded by the coding sequence ATGTCAGATTCCAGCGGAGCAAACCCTTCACAGTCTTCAAAAAAACAAGCTCAGAAGGGCTTTTTAGATTTTCTTTACACCGATATAGCTATTGACCTAGGAACTGCGAACACGTTGATATACTCTCGCGGGGAAGGTATCGTATTAAATGAACCTTCTATTGTGGCTCTCAACCAGCAAAATGTACCTGTTGCTACTGGTCATCAGGCGCGACTGATGCACGAGAAAACGCACAACAAAATCAGAACAGTCCGCCCACTGCGTGACGGTGTTATTGCAGATTTTGAGGTTGCTGAGCAGATGATCCGGGGTATGATCAAAAAAGTAAAGATGAAGTGGTATTCTACCACACGTCAGATGGTGATTTGCGTACCCAGTGGAATTACTGAAGTAGAAAGACGAGCCGTACGGGACAGTGCCGAACATGCAGGAGCCAAAGAGGTTTACCTTGTTGACGAACCCATGGCAGCAGCCATTGGTATCGGTTTAGATGTGCACGAACCTGTAGGTAGCATGATTGTAGATATCGGAGGTGGAACTACTGAAATTGCCGTTATTGCGCTCTCCGGAATTGTATATGCACAGTCAGTACGGTTGGGTGGAGATGAACTTAATGAAGACATCATCAATTACTTTCGCAGAAACCACAACTTGTTGATAGGTGAAAGGACTGCCGAAAAGATTAAATGTGAAATTGGTTCAGCCGCCCCACTCGATGAGGAACTGGAGATGATCACCAAAGGCCGTGATCTGGTTAATGGGGTTCCAAGAACACGACATATAACTTCAAAAGATGCCAGAGAAGCTATTGCTGAATCTGTAAACACTATTGTGGAGTCAATTACAAAATCATTGGAGCAAACTCCTCCTGAACTTTCAGCGGATATTTTAGACCGCGGAATTATGCTCACCGGTGGTGGTGCATTGTTAAAGAACCTGGATAAATTGATCATGGAAACGACCGATCTTCCGGTTCATATTGCTGAAGACCCATTAACAGCCGTTGTTCGTGGAACCGGTGCCATACTTGAAAATCTCGAATATTACCGTCCGGTAATTTCCTAA
- the mreC gene encoding rod shape-determining protein MreC, translating to MRFRSFNLSDAKDYIVTALILLFAFAIMVGRHQGGIDTLRKISVTGLSLLEEPLANIRVYRQALNTNTYLQRQNILLQDELSRLRSIEQENRELRRLLGYQERSQFELAPVSIVGKQLTGLNNTLTIDAGKADGLEDGMPLVTSDGLIGKIVLTGTYYSQVMPYYNSLFRVSARIQENQAHGIVSWPGDQYGELVMDFVPKTIPIDSGFVVETSGNSNQFPGGIPIGRVIRFEPEPGRETQRIYLEPFVMLADIAQGFVIEFQPDTNIVNLQQDYNQLFE from the coding sequence ATGCGATTTAGATCGTTCAATTTAAGTGATGCTAAAGACTACATAGTTACCGCTCTTATCTTGCTTTTCGCCTTTGCTATTATGGTTGGCAGGCATCAGGGGGGAATTGACACCCTGCGAAAGATTTCCGTTACGGGTCTGAGTTTGCTTGAAGAACCATTAGCCAACATCCGGGTATACCGGCAAGCGTTAAACACAAACACCTATCTTCAGCGCCAAAACATTCTGTTGCAGGATGAACTCAGCCGGCTGCGATCTATTGAACAGGAAAACCGTGAATTGCGCAGACTTTTAGGCTACCAGGAACGTAGTCAGTTTGAATTAGCTCCTGTTTCTATTGTCGGAAAACAGCTTACCGGCCTGAATAATACCTTGACAATTGATGCAGGAAAAGCTGATGGCTTGGAAGATGGAATGCCACTGGTGACTTCAGACGGGTTAATTGGGAAAATTGTTCTTACTGGTACATACTATTCTCAGGTAATGCCTTATTATAACTCTTTATTTAGAGTAAGTGCTCGTATTCAGGAGAATCAAGCCCATGGAATTGTCAGCTGGCCCGGGGATCAATATGGAGAACTTGTGATGGATTTTGTACCCAAGACCATTCCAATAGACAGTGGGTTTGTTGTAGAAACTTCTGGCAACAGCAATCAATTCCCGGGCGGTATTCCCATTGGTAGGGTGATTAGGTTTGAACCCGAACCCGGCCGGGAAACCCAAAGAATTTACTTAGAGCCATTTGTTATGCTGGCTGATATTGCCCAGGGCTTTGTCATAGAGTTCCAGCCCGATACGAATATTGTCAACCTTCAACAGGATTATAACCAGCTTTTCGAATGA
- the mreD gene encoding rod shape-determining protein MreD, translated as MSVETLKDFLIGLCFILAEVLIFQHLSLFGATPDPLLLYLLWLAMKYDRIKLVIFAAALGLIQDSLFDFWGLHMFAKTLMSFAFFNFVNSRKEGRLLLWQIFLVISVAAIFHNLIFLGLSSFIEAYTTGFIPIIFILGNSLYTALLGVMLFIFKGN; from the coding sequence ATGAGTGTTGAAACCTTAAAAGATTTTTTGATTGGCTTGTGCTTTATTCTTGCTGAAGTACTCATTTTTCAGCACCTAAGCTTATTTGGAGCCACACCAGACCCCCTCCTTCTTTATTTACTTTGGCTTGCCATGAAATACGATCGAATCAAATTAGTGATTTTTGCTGCTGCGCTTGGGCTGATTCAAGACTCGCTTTTTGATTTCTGGGGACTGCACATGTTTGCTAAAACACTGATGAGTTTTGCCTTTTTTAATTTTGTGAACAGTCGCAAAGAGGGAAGATTATTGCTGTGGCAAATTTTTCTTGTAATCTCCGTTGCAGCCATTTTTCACAATCTCATATTCCTTGGATTGAGTAGCTTTATTGAAGCATATACTACCGGATTTATTCCTATAATTTTTATCCTTGGCAACAGTTTATATACTGCGCTACTTGGAGTGATGCTTTTCATTTTTAAAGGAAATTAA
- the mrdA gene encoding penicillin-binding protein 2, whose protein sequence is MPTGQTNRTRTSIRALQVIILGLSLIVLGRIFYLQIVEYEVYAALGQENSVRQEYVDPARGLIYDRNGRLIVDNEPIFSITITPSLFDKSNIPLLADLLGVSDSLLTVKVQEAQQYSWHRTSRLFTEIDFPTFSAIQENLWQLPGIGHQIESKRHYPTEMKASHILGYLREANESEYRQSETIRLGDKIGKSGLEMIYEDSLRGELGIRYLRVNAFGQALGDFEENEIGRNPVQGSDIISTIDTELQIFSEKLMEGKRGAVIAMNPNTGAILAMVSSPTYDLSKLAGRLDQDYWQSINADSTTPLYNRAISSRQPPGSTFKPLMGIIGLQLGIITPQTKIYNSGAYVRGRSYRDLAPVGEYDLQKAITYSSNTYFFSLMDKIATQGKLNEWSNLVKDFGLGVSSSVDLPNANSGLIPDSTYLNRRLGERRWGLGDLINFGVGQGMVSVSPIQIAQMTSTFANGGYRVKPHLVQAFRQPDGELIRVQTEKTKIDWLRDEYLDVIKKGMRGVVTEGSGRWYANHPKIEIVGKTGTAQNPHGIDHGWFTSYAPLDNPEIVVTAFVENAGFASTSAAPIASLVIEKYLQGETTRPYVYNYVLNFEPKEEQDESPSPQINQQEGNE, encoded by the coding sequence ATGCCAACCGGGCAAACAAATCGAACAAGAACTTCTATCCGTGCTCTGCAGGTAATTATTCTTGGTCTGTCGCTAATTGTGCTGGGCCGTATTTTCTATCTGCAGATCGTGGAGTACGAGGTATATGCTGCTTTAGGACAGGAGAACTCAGTAAGGCAGGAGTATGTAGATCCTGCCCGCGGCTTGATTTATGATCGCAATGGCAGACTAATAGTAGATAATGAACCTATATTTTCTATTACAATAACTCCTTCCCTTTTCGACAAAAGTAATATTCCTCTTTTGGCTGACCTTTTAGGTGTTTCTGATTCCCTTTTGACTGTAAAGGTTCAGGAAGCTCAGCAATATTCCTGGCACCGAACCTCCAGACTATTTACTGAAATTGACTTCCCTACATTCTCAGCCATACAGGAAAATCTCTGGCAGTTACCCGGTATTGGGCACCAAATCGAAAGTAAGCGCCACTACCCTACAGAAATGAAGGCCTCCCATATTCTGGGATATTTACGCGAGGCAAATGAAAGTGAATACCGACAGTCTGAAACCATTCGGCTGGGTGATAAAATCGGGAAGAGTGGTCTTGAAATGATTTATGAGGACTCTTTAAGGGGAGAACTGGGAATCAGATATCTGAGAGTAAATGCTTTTGGACAAGCGCTTGGAGATTTTGAGGAAAATGAGATTGGCCGAAATCCTGTTCAGGGTAGCGATATTATCAGCACCATTGATACTGAACTCCAGATTTTTTCGGAAAAGCTGATGGAAGGCAAACGAGGTGCTGTAATTGCTATGAATCCAAATACCGGAGCGATTCTGGCCATGGTTAGTTCTCCTACCTATGACCTTAGTAAACTCGCTGGAAGATTAGATCAGGATTATTGGCAATCTATTAATGCTGATTCTACAACACCTTTGTATAATCGTGCAATATCGAGCCGACAGCCACCCGGGTCAACCTTTAAGCCGCTGATGGGAATCATAGGTCTGCAATTGGGAATTATTACTCCGCAAACAAAGATATATAACAGCGGTGCTTATGTGCGAGGGAGATCATACCGAGATTTAGCTCCGGTAGGCGAATATGATCTCCAGAAGGCTATTACTTATTCAAGTAATACTTATTTCTTCTCCCTAATGGACAAAATTGCGACTCAGGGAAAACTTAATGAGTGGAGCAATCTGGTTAAGGATTTTGGACTTGGAGTGTCCAGCAGTGTCGACCTGCCAAATGCCAATTCAGGCCTTATTCCGGATAGCACTTATCTAAACCGAAGATTGGGAGAACGAAGATGGGGTTTAGGTGATTTGATTAACTTCGGAGTTGGGCAGGGAATGGTTTCCGTTTCTCCCATTCAAATCGCACAAATGACGAGCACCTTTGCCAACGGAGGGTATCGGGTAAAACCTCATTTGGTACAAGCATTCCGGCAGCCGGACGGAGAATTAATTCGTGTTCAAACGGAGAAAACTAAAATTGATTGGCTACGAGATGAATACCTCGATGTTATCAAGAAAGGGATGCGTGGGGTTGTCACCGAAGGAAGCGGCCGCTGGTACGCTAATCACCCAAAAATAGAAATTGTTGGCAAGACGGGAACTGCTCAAAACCCGCACGGCATAGATCACGGCTGGTTTACTTCTTATGCTCCGCTCGATAATCCCGAAATTGTAGTTACAGCTTTTGTAGAAAATGCTGGTTTCGCATCTACTTCGGCAGCTCCGATAGCATCTCTGGTAATCGAAAAATATCTCCAGGGTGAAACAACCCGACCATATGTTTACAATTATGTCTTGAATTTTGAACCTAAAGAAGAACAAGACGAGAGTCCTTCCCCCCAGATAAATCAACAAGAAGGAAATGAATAA
- the rodA gene encoding rod shape-determining protein RodA gives MNNIREFSWSVIFAWGVLFTIGIIAIYSATQGPVSQFLPEYIQNNFYKQIVWILVSIVLLVAVQLISPRSFIQVSYLLYGIGIILMLLTLAFGTEVNGAKSWLRFGPFNLQSSEFMKIATILATANYLTSRRDISAENARYALIAVLIIMLPTFLVLLQNDLGTALIFLALIPVMLFWSGLPYGVSLFIISPAIIVYLSVIEWYYGLIAAVVLTCLIFFIQRRIWLSITSLITGLLTVSGVQLALTQLLKPHQIARIAAFTNPAYDPTGAGWNVIQAKTAIGSGGLTGKGFLEGTQIQLKFLPEQYTDFIFCVIGEEFGFVGAAIVILTFLFLFIRMLNMAGNHKHPFAQLVTVSVASVFFVHFFINVGSASALLPVIGLPLPFVSYGGSAFITNTLMLAICLNMDFYKREFSIYR, from the coding sequence ATGAATAATATAAGGGAATTTAGCTGGTCGGTAATATTTGCATGGGGAGTTCTTTTCACCATAGGCATTATAGCCATTTATAGTGCTACCCAGGGGCCTGTATCTCAGTTTCTGCCAGAGTACATTCAGAATAACTTTTATAAACAAATAGTCTGGATTCTGGTATCGATTGTACTTCTTGTTGCTGTTCAGCTTATATCCCCCCGATCTTTCATTCAAGTTTCATACTTGCTTTACGGCATCGGAATCATCCTGATGCTGCTAACCCTGGCTTTTGGTACAGAAGTAAACGGAGCAAAGAGCTGGCTGCGATTTGGTCCGTTTAATCTTCAAAGTAGTGAGTTCATGAAGATTGCCACCATATTAGCAACTGCAAATTATCTGACCAGTCGTCGTGATATATCTGCTGAAAATGCCCGTTATGCACTTATTGCCGTACTGATCATTATGCTGCCAACCTTCCTCGTTTTACTTCAAAACGACCTTGGAACAGCTCTCATCTTTTTAGCTTTAATTCCTGTGATGTTATTTTGGTCTGGGCTACCATACGGAGTTTCTCTTTTTATTATTTCACCAGCCATAATTGTATACCTGAGTGTAATTGAGTGGTATTATGGCTTGATTGCAGCTGTAGTACTAACATGTCTTATCTTTTTTATTCAGCGAAGGATTTGGCTCAGTATTACTTCTCTGATTACAGGTCTTTTGACTGTCTCTGGAGTACAACTTGCTTTAACTCAACTGCTTAAACCACACCAGATAGCACGAATTGCTGCATTTACCAACCCGGCTTACGATCCTACTGGTGCTGGCTGGAATGTGATTCAGGCCAAAACAGCTATTGGATCAGGTGGTTTAACCGGAAAGGGGTTTTTAGAAGGAACTCAAATTCAGCTTAAATTCCTTCCCGAGCAATACACCGATTTTATTTTCTGTGTAATTGGCGAAGAGTTCGGATTTGTTGGAGCTGCTATCGTTATCCTCACTTTCTTATTCCTGTTCATCAGGATGTTGAACATGGCAGGAAATCATAAACACCCTTTCGCGCAGCTTGTAACCGTTAGTGTGGCTTCCGTCTTTTTTGTACACTTTTTTATCAATGTAGGCAGTGCTTCTGCCCTGCTTCCGGTAATTGGATTACCTCTTCCATTTGTGAGTTATGGCGGCTCCGCTTTTATAACCAATACCCTGATGCTGGCTATTTGTTTGAACATGGATTTCTATAAACGCGAGTTCAGTATTTACCGTTAG
- a CDS encoding ribonuclease HII, with translation MWAEGYTHVMGLDEVGRGCLAGPVVAAGVVFHPETDIPKIRDSKTIGEDERNELAQQIKEEALLWTVQEGSIAEIDELNILWASLHTMQKCVDSTKITPDYLLVDGNRFISSLIPYTCLVKGDDRSMSIAAASILAKVYRDDLMKKLHEVFPEYGWNTNVGYPTAIHKKGLKEFGYTEYHRTSFKLGTDKLRTQNNKTS, from the coding sequence TTGTGGGCAGAAGGCTATACACATGTTATGGGGCTTGATGAAGTAGGGCGTGGATGCCTTGCAGGGCCAGTAGTGGCAGCGGGTGTGGTGTTCCATCCTGAAACAGATATTCCTAAAATACGGGATAGTAAAACCATTGGAGAAGATGAGCGAAATGAGCTGGCTCAACAAATCAAGGAAGAAGCACTTTTATGGACTGTTCAGGAGGGAAGTATTGCTGAAATTGATGAGTTGAATATTCTCTGGGCTTCACTTCACACGATGCAAAAATGTGTGGATTCTACAAAGATCACCCCGGATTATTTACTGGTAGATGGAAATCGATTTATCAGTTCCCTGATTCCTTACACGTGCTTAGTGAAGGGAGATGACCGATCAATGAGTATTGCGGCTGCTTCAATTCTGGCTAAAGTCTATCGGGATGACTTGATGAAAAAGTTGCATGAAGTATTCCCGGAATATGGATGGAATACGAATGTCGGATATCCAACTGCCATCCACAAAAAGGGGTTAAAAGAGTTTGGATATACGGAGTACCATCGGACTTCATTCAAACTAGGCACGGATAAGCTACGTACGCAAAATAATAAAACCAGCTAA
- a CDS encoding OmpH family outer membrane protein → MKKLSLLLVSFLIAFSTMDVAKAQDAEMKIGYVNPQAVLAKMPEMAAIQKRLQNFAEQKQQELLKKEQDFQQQVAAYEQKAGVISQEANQKEQERLAQLQQDLSTAQQEAEQALQQRRQELLGPMFTQIGTAIDAVAREKGLSYVLNTTTSSGDLIILYASDEYQSKYDITDAVMQELGVFN, encoded by the coding sequence ATGAAGAAATTAAGCTTATTACTTGTTTCATTTTTGATTGCCTTTTCAACAATGGATGTTGCCAAGGCTCAGGATGCAGAAATGAAAATCGGGTACGTAAATCCGCAAGCTGTACTAGCAAAAATGCCTGAAATGGCTGCTATTCAAAAAAGACTGCAAAATTTTGCAGAGCAGAAGCAGCAAGAACTATTGAAAAAAGAACAAGACTTCCAGCAGCAGGTAGCGGCTTATGAGCAAAAGGCTGGTGTTATCTCTCAGGAAGCAAACCAAAAAGAACAGGAGCGTCTGGCACAGCTGCAGCAAGATCTGAGTACTGCACAACAGGAAGCAGAGCAAGCACTACAACAACGACGTCAGGAATTGCTCGGTCCTATGTTTACTCAAATTGGGACAGCTATTGACGCAGTTGCCAGAGAGAAAGGTCTCAGCTATGTGTTGAATACTACTACTTCAAGCGGCGATCTTATCATCTTGTATGCTTCTGATGAATATCAGTCAAAGTATGACATTACTGATGCTGTAATGCAGGAACTGGGTGTTTTCAACTAG
- a CDS encoding OmpH family outer membrane protein — protein MSKRTTAIILFLSVFALQDALAQVKIGYTNPARVLNELPEVEEVDQQINTLIEQRDQELAAKATDLQQIFSNYESSMANLSQQERANKEQELMELNDQFEQDRESMMNEIRQKRNELMAPIIERMNTAMEEVAQEMGLDLVLNEGTSYGDAIIFFADNEGLDITDKIIAKLK, from the coding sequence ATGAGTAAAAGAACTACTGCCATTATCCTTTTCCTGAGCGTTTTTGCACTCCAGGATGCTCTGGCGCAGGTCAAAATTGGATACACTAATCCTGCCCGAGTTCTTAACGAGCTTCCTGAAGTAGAGGAGGTTGATCAACAAATAAACACACTAATTGAACAAAGAGATCAGGAGCTTGCTGCTAAAGCTACTGACCTTCAACAGATTTTCTCAAACTACGAATCTTCAATGGCCAACCTGTCTCAACAGGAACGAGCTAATAAAGAGCAGGAGTTAATGGAATTAAATGATCAATTTGAGCAAGACCGGGAGTCTATGATGAATGAAATTCGTCAAAAGCGAAATGAGTTGATGGCTCCGATTATAGAAAGAATGAATACAGCCATGGAGGAGGTTGCCCAGGAAATGGGTCTTGATCTCGTACTCAACGAAGGTACCTCTTACGGTGACGCCATTATCTTTTTTGCAGATAATGAGGGTCTTGATATAACTGATAAAATTATAGCAAAATTAAAATAA
- a CDS encoding OmpH family outer membrane protein, whose translation MQQLHKYLIITVLFAGLSQTLWAQEQKIGFYESDYILQQIPEYEGIQQQLDLLSSQWKEQVEELENEIQQLQEDYEAKEILYTDEIRNQKRQEIAQKKREKEQFLAQKFGPEGEYFSRQRELLEPIQRQIFTAVRAVAQKQSFDFVFDRSGDIYMVYANNEYNLNDDILLELGIEIEEQ comes from the coding sequence ATGCAGCAACTACACAAGTATTTGATTATTACTGTACTGTTTGCAGGTCTATCTCAGACTTTATGGGCCCAGGAACAAAAAATTGGGTTCTACGAGTCTGACTACATTCTACAGCAGATTCCGGAATATGAAGGTATTCAGCAACAACTGGATCTATTGAGCAGCCAATGGAAAGAACAGGTTGAAGAGCTCGAGAATGAGATTCAACAGCTTCAGGAAGATTATGAGGCTAAAGAAATACTATATACCGATGAAATTCGTAATCAGAAGAGGCAGGAAATAGCGCAAAAGAAAAGAGAAAAAGAACAATTTCTTGCTCAAAAATTTGGTCCTGAAGGTGAATATTTTTCAAGACAACGCGAATTGTTGGAACCCATTCAGCGTCAGATTTTCACAGCTGTAAGGGCTGTAGCTCAAAAGCAATCTTTTGACTTTGTATTTGACCGCTCAGGCGACATTTATATGGTTTACGCTAATAATGAATACAATTTAAACGACGACATTTTGTTAGAACTGGGCATCGAGATAGAAGAACAGTAA